One genomic region from Vanacampus margaritifer isolate UIUO_Vmar chromosome 2, RoL_Vmar_1.0, whole genome shotgun sequence encodes:
- the stk25b gene encoding serine/threonine-protein kinase 25 — translation MAHLRDMQNQNSRLDPEEYFTKQERIGKGSFGEVYKGINNRTKEVVAIKIIDLEEAEDEIEDIQQEITVLSQCDSPFVTKYYGSYLKGTKLWIIMEYLGGGSALDLLRPGPLEETYIATILREILKGLEYLHSERKIHRDIKAANVLLSEQGEVKLADFGVAGQLTDTQIKRNTFVGTPFWMAPEVIKQSAYDFKADIWSLGITAIELAKGEPPNSDLHPMRVLFLIPKNTPPTLEGTYSKPFKEFVEACLNKDPRFRPTAKELLKHKFITRYTKKTAYLTELIDRYRRWKSEGHGEESSSDDSDMDADSDVDSCPMWTFPTVRPNSLNKLQKGYTHTDSESGDSVKRQPKSQCLSALVTPIFRELKEKRRASGGGVGAIEELENAFNLAEESCPGISDRLVTHMMERVCRFSLNGNTTPSSR, via the exons ATGGCACACCTACGAGACATGCAAAACCAG AATTCACGGTTGGATCCTGAGGAGTACTTCACCAAGCAAGAGCGCATCGGCAAGGGCTCCTTTGGGGAGGTCTACAAAGGCATCAACAACCGCACCAAGGAGGTGGTGGCCATCAAAATCATAGACCTCGAGGAGGCCGAGGACGAGATTGAAGACATTCAGCAGGAAATCACAGTTTTGAGCCAATGTGATAGTCCCTTTGTGACCAAGTATTATGGCTCCTACCTCAAG GGGACCAAGCTGTGGATTATCATGGAGTATTTAGGCGGAGGATCTGCTCTGGATCTG CTGCGTCCAGGACCTCTTGAAGAGACGTACATTGCCACGATATTGCGGGAAATCCTCAAGGGGCTGGAATATTTGCACTCTGAAAGGAAAATTCACAGAGACATTAAAG CTGCCAACGTGCTGTTGTCCGAGCAGGGCGAAGTGAAGCTGGCCGATTTCGGGGTGGCGGGACAGCTGACTGACACTCAGATTAAGAGAAACACGTTTGTGGGTACACCCTTCTGGATGGCGCCCGAGGTCATCAAGCAGTCGGCGTACGACTTCAAG GCTGACATATGGTCGCTGGGAATCACGGCCATTGAGCTCGCCAAAGGCGAACCCCCAAACTCGGATTTACACCCCATGAGGGTCCTCTTCCTTATTCCCAAAAACACTCCCCCCACCCTGGAAGGAACTTACAGCAAGCCTTTTAAAGAGTTTGTGGAGGCTTGTCTAAATAAAGACCCCCGTTTT AGGCCGACAGCCAAAGAGCTGCTGAAGCACAAGTTCATCACGCGCTACACCAAGAAGACGGCCTACCTGACTGAACTGATCGACCGCTACCGCCGTTGGAAATCTGAGGGCCACGGGGAGGAGTCCAGCTCGGACGACTCCGATAT GGATGCTGACAGTGATGTGGATTCATGCCCCATGTGGACCTTCCCCACAGTCAGACCAAACTCTTTGAATAAGTTACAGAAGGGCTACACACATACTGACTCAGAG TCAGGAGATTCTGTGAAAAGACAACCCAAGTCACAATGCTTGTCGGCATTGGTCACGCCCATCTTCAGAGAG CTAAAGGAGAAGCGGCGAGCGAGCGGTGGCGGAGTCGGCGCCATCGAGGAGCTGGAGAACGCCTTCAACCTGGCAGAGGAATCCTGCCCGGGCATCTCCGACCGCCTTGTCACACACATGATGGAGAGAGTGTGCAG GTTTTCTTTAAACGGTAACACCACGCCATCTTCGCGATGA
- the LOC144044837 gene encoding mitochondrial fission factor homolog A-like isoform X3 yields MGCMSGPSFTSPPAEVAEINRIHYELEYTEGISQRMRIPETLKVASENQTSSLPPQELPHTHSALMQVPERIVVAAGDGDPQFSCPRDLDLIQSIPAMELLDMKAPPRVLTLSEQPLDSLETDQISKSNPSHTAHSRSRRERSATECISGRHSGQIIRGEVSVTPSPSAPPVRMCPPLCSPEDANVNLFTAAGFLAYIQSTTRRAYQQVLEVLDDSHRRTHLDLALDMNPDESGLMDASSLRRQIVKLNRRLQMLEEENKERSKREVVLYSATVAFWLINTWVWFRR; encoded by the exons ATGG GCTGCATGAGTGGGCCGTCGTTCACCTCACCCCCCGCCGAGGTGGCGGAGATTAACCGTATCCACTATGAGTTGGAGTACACCGAGGGCATCAGCCAGCGCATGCGCATCCCGGAGACCCTCAAAGTGGCCTCGGAAAACCAAACCAGTTCTCTGCCACCCCAGGAACTCCCGCACACCCATTCAGCTCTGATGCAGGTTCCTGAAAGAATTGTCGTAGCTG CAGGTGATGGAGATCCTCAGTTCTCTTGTCCCAGAGACTTGGACCTGATACAGTCCATCCCTGCCATGGAGCTCTTGGACATGAAGGCCCCACCACGTGTTCTCACATTGTCAGAACAGCCACTGGACTCCCTGGAGACTGACCAAATAAGCAAAAGCAACCCCAGCCACACA GCTCATTCTCGATCACGAAGGGAACGCAGCGCCACTGAATGCATATCTGGTCGCCATAGCGGTCAGATAATCAGAGGTGAAGTGAG TGTAACACCCTCACCTTCTGCCCCCCCAGTCCGCATGTGTCCCCCTCTGTGCTCCCCCGAGGACGCAAACGTCAACTTGTTCACAGCGGCGGGCTTCCTGGCTTATATCCAGTCCACCACACGCCGGGCCTACCAGCAGGTCCTTGAGGTCCTGGATGACAGCCACCGccg GACACACCTGGATCTTGCCTTGGATATGAACCCAGATGAGTCTGGTTTAATGGACGCCTCCTCATTACGTCGACAA ATTGTCAAACTTAACCGCCGTCTGCAGATGCTGGAGGAAGAAAACAAGGAACGGTCCAAGCGAGAGGTTGTCCTGTATTCTGCTACTGTTGCGTTTTGGCTTATCAACACCTGGGTTTGGTTCCGCCGCTAA
- the LOC144044837 gene encoding mitochondrial fission factor homolog A-like isoform X1, with product MHKCVFLFSSAGCMSGPSFTSPPAEVAEINRIHYELEYTEGISQRMRIPETLKVASENQTSSLPPQELPHTHSALMQVPERIVVAAGDGDPQFSCPRDLDLIQSIPAMELLDMKAPPRVLTLSEQPLDSLETDQISKSNPSHTAHSRSRRERSATECISGRHSGQIIRGEVSVTPSPSAPPVRMCPPLCSPEDANVNLFTAAGFLAYIQSTTRRAYQQVLEVLDDSHRRTHLDLALDMNPDESGLMDASSLRRQIVKLNRRLQMLEEENKERSKREVVLYSATVAFWLINTWVWFRR from the exons ATGCACAAATGTGTGTTTCTGTTTTCCTCCGCAGGCTGCATGAGTGGGCCGTCGTTCACCTCACCCCCCGCCGAGGTGGCGGAGATTAACCGTATCCACTATGAGTTGGAGTACACCGAGGGCATCAGCCAGCGCATGCGCATCCCGGAGACCCTCAAAGTGGCCTCGGAAAACCAAACCAGTTCTCTGCCACCCCAGGAACTCCCGCACACCCATTCAGCTCTGATGCAGGTTCCTGAAAGAATTGTCGTAGCTG CAGGTGATGGAGATCCTCAGTTCTCTTGTCCCAGAGACTTGGACCTGATACAGTCCATCCCTGCCATGGAGCTCTTGGACATGAAGGCCCCACCACGTGTTCTCACATTGTCAGAACAGCCACTGGACTCCCTGGAGACTGACCAAATAAGCAAAAGCAACCCCAGCCACACA GCTCATTCTCGATCACGAAGGGAACGCAGCGCCACTGAATGCATATCTGGTCGCCATAGCGGTCAGATAATCAGAGGTGAAGTGAG TGTAACACCCTCACCTTCTGCCCCCCCAGTCCGCATGTGTCCCCCTCTGTGCTCCCCCGAGGACGCAAACGTCAACTTGTTCACAGCGGCGGGCTTCCTGGCTTATATCCAGTCCACCACACGCCGGGCCTACCAGCAGGTCCTTGAGGTCCTGGATGACAGCCACCGccg GACACACCTGGATCTTGCCTTGGATATGAACCCAGATGAGTCTGGTTTAATGGACGCCTCCTCATTACGTCGACAA ATTGTCAAACTTAACCGCCGTCTGCAGATGCTGGAGGAAGAAAACAAGGAACGGTCCAAGCGAGAGGTTGTCCTGTATTCTGCTACTGTTGCGTTTTGGCTTATCAACACCTGGGTTTGGTTCCGCCGCTAA
- the LOC144044837 gene encoding mitochondrial fission factor homolog A-like isoform X2 — MHKCVFLFSSAGCMSGPSFTSPPAEVAEINRIHYELEYTEGISQRMRIPETLKVASENQTSSLPPQELPHTHSALMQVPERIVVAGDGDPQFSCPRDLDLIQSIPAMELLDMKAPPRVLTLSEQPLDSLETDQISKSNPSHTAHSRSRRERSATECISGRHSGQIIRGEVSVTPSPSAPPVRMCPPLCSPEDANVNLFTAAGFLAYIQSTTRRAYQQVLEVLDDSHRRTHLDLALDMNPDESGLMDASSLRRQIVKLNRRLQMLEEENKERSKREVVLYSATVAFWLINTWVWFRR; from the exons ATGCACAAATGTGTGTTTCTGTTTTCCTCCGCAGGCTGCATGAGTGGGCCGTCGTTCACCTCACCCCCCGCCGAGGTGGCGGAGATTAACCGTATCCACTATGAGTTGGAGTACACCGAGGGCATCAGCCAGCGCATGCGCATCCCGGAGACCCTCAAAGTGGCCTCGGAAAACCAAACCAGTTCTCTGCCACCCCAGGAACTCCCGCACACCCATTCAGCTCTGATGCAGGTTCCTGAAAGAATTGTCGTAGCTG GTGATGGAGATCCTCAGTTCTCTTGTCCCAGAGACTTGGACCTGATACAGTCCATCCCTGCCATGGAGCTCTTGGACATGAAGGCCCCACCACGTGTTCTCACATTGTCAGAACAGCCACTGGACTCCCTGGAGACTGACCAAATAAGCAAAAGCAACCCCAGCCACACA GCTCATTCTCGATCACGAAGGGAACGCAGCGCCACTGAATGCATATCTGGTCGCCATAGCGGTCAGATAATCAGAGGTGAAGTGAG TGTAACACCCTCACCTTCTGCCCCCCCAGTCCGCATGTGTCCCCCTCTGTGCTCCCCCGAGGACGCAAACGTCAACTTGTTCACAGCGGCGGGCTTCCTGGCTTATATCCAGTCCACCACACGCCGGGCCTACCAGCAGGTCCTTGAGGTCCTGGATGACAGCCACCGccg GACACACCTGGATCTTGCCTTGGATATGAACCCAGATGAGTCTGGTTTAATGGACGCCTCCTCATTACGTCGACAA ATTGTCAAACTTAACCGCCGTCTGCAGATGCTGGAGGAAGAAAACAAGGAACGGTCCAAGCGAGAGGTTGTCCTGTATTCTGCTACTGTTGCGTTTTGGCTTATCAACACCTGGGTTTGGTTCCGCCGCTAA
- the LOC144044837 gene encoding mitochondrial fission factor homolog A-like isoform X4: MSGPSFTSPPAEVAEINRIHYELEYTEGISQRMRIPETLKVASENQTSSLPPQELPHTHSALMQVPERIVVAAGDGDPQFSCPRDLDLIQSIPAMELLDMKAPPRVLTLSEQPLDSLETDQISKSNPSHTAHSRSRRERSATECISGRHSGQIIRGEVSVTPSPSAPPVRMCPPLCSPEDANVNLFTAAGFLAYIQSTTRRAYQQVLEVLDDSHRRTHLDLALDMNPDESGLMDASSLRRQIVKLNRRLQMLEEENKERSKREVVLYSATVAFWLINTWVWFRR, translated from the exons ATGAGTGGGCCGTCGTTCACCTCACCCCCCGCCGAGGTGGCGGAGATTAACCGTATCCACTATGAGTTGGAGTACACCGAGGGCATCAGCCAGCGCATGCGCATCCCGGAGACCCTCAAAGTGGCCTCGGAAAACCAAACCAGTTCTCTGCCACCCCAGGAACTCCCGCACACCCATTCAGCTCTGATGCAGGTTCCTGAAAGAATTGTCGTAGCTG CAGGTGATGGAGATCCTCAGTTCTCTTGTCCCAGAGACTTGGACCTGATACAGTCCATCCCTGCCATGGAGCTCTTGGACATGAAGGCCCCACCACGTGTTCTCACATTGTCAGAACAGCCACTGGACTCCCTGGAGACTGACCAAATAAGCAAAAGCAACCCCAGCCACACA GCTCATTCTCGATCACGAAGGGAACGCAGCGCCACTGAATGCATATCTGGTCGCCATAGCGGTCAGATAATCAGAGGTGAAGTGAG TGTAACACCCTCACCTTCTGCCCCCCCAGTCCGCATGTGTCCCCCTCTGTGCTCCCCCGAGGACGCAAACGTCAACTTGTTCACAGCGGCGGGCTTCCTGGCTTATATCCAGTCCACCACACGCCGGGCCTACCAGCAGGTCCTTGAGGTCCTGGATGACAGCCACCGccg GACACACCTGGATCTTGCCTTGGATATGAACCCAGATGAGTCTGGTTTAATGGACGCCTCCTCATTACGTCGACAA ATTGTCAAACTTAACCGCCGTCTGCAGATGCTGGAGGAAGAAAACAAGGAACGGTCCAAGCGAGAGGTTGTCCTGTATTCTGCTACTGTTGCGTTTTGGCTTATCAACACCTGGGTTTGGTTCCGCCGCTAA
- the LOC144044987 gene encoding putative flap endonuclease 1 homolog isoform X1, translating into MGITKLADLIRLEAPGAISHKDISDYTGKVIALDTSIVMNQFRTATPSLNPLTGLFFRTLTFLEHDIKPAFVFDGRPPGEKIVALQKRAEAAGWRSPNHLGTASLQTKDCFHLLKLLGVPVIQAPGDAEAFCAWLVRRGTAEAVASEDMDTLPFGANVLIRQLNAKRDSDIVEYSLPKLLEKLQLSHKEFVDLCILLGCDYCDKITGFGPKRALKLIQQYRTIENVILHINRKTHPVPDNWKYKEAQKLFLETPHAEVPELMWTEPDKEALVGFLCRCTYVKEERVRHRMERFRQIRESKRKQREKETAAGNCRQTRMDDFFRVLRKRQQPVEAADCGSSERKKPKLK; encoded by the exons ATGGGGATCACTAAACTAGCAGATTTGATCCGATTGGAAGCTCCGGGTGCAATTTCCCACAAAGATATTAGTGACTACACAG GCAAGGTAATTGCCTTGGATACATCAATTGTGATGAACCAGTTCCGCACAGCCACACCATCACTCAA CCCGCTGACCGGTCTCTTCTTTCGCACGCTTACCTTCTTGGAACATGACATAAAGCCTGCGTTTGTCTTTGATGGAAGACCTCCGGGAGAAAAGATTGTTGCT CTTCAGAAACGAGCCGAGGCAGCAGGTTGGCGCTCCCCCAACCATTTGGGCACAG CATCCCTCCAAACAAAAGACTGTTTCCATCTCCTGAAGCTTCTTGGTGTACCTGTGATCCAA GCTCCGGGAGATGCTGAGGCCTTTTGCGCTTGGCTAGTGAGACGGGGGACTGCAGAAGCTGTCGCATCAGAGGACATGGACACGTTGCCATTCGGAGCAAATGTTCTGATTCGTCAGCTGAACGCCAAGAGAGACAG tgacATTGTGGAATATTCTTTACCAAAATTGTTGGAGAAGCTCCAACTATCTCACAAAGAG TTTGTTGACCTGTGCATCTTGCTGGGATGCGACTACTGTGACAAGATAACAGGTTTTGGTCCAAAGAGAGCTCTGAAACTCATTCAGCAGTACCGCACGAtcgaaaatgtcattttgcacATTAACAGAAAG ACCCATCCGGTACCAGATAACTGGAAATACAAAGAAGCACAGAAGTTATTTTTGGAAACACCACATGCAGAAGTACCTGAGTTGATGTGGACTGAGCCAGACAAAGAAGCTTTGGTTGGGTTTCTCTGCCGATGCACATATGTCAA GGAAGAACGAGTCCGTCATCGCATGGAGAGATTCCGGCAGATTCGGGAGAGTAAGCGGAAGCAAAGAGAAAAGGAGACGGCAGCAGGAAATTGCAGGCAAACTCGGATGGATGACTTCTTCAGAGTTCTTAGAAAAAGACAGCAG
- the LOC144044987 gene encoding putative flap endonuclease 1 homolog isoform X3: MRQGNCLGYINCDEPVPHSHTITQPAFVFDGRPPGEKIVALQKRAEAAGWRSPNHLGTASLQTKDCFHLLKLLGVPVIQAPGDAEAFCAWLVRRGTAEAVASEDMDTLPFGANVLIRQLNAKRDSDIVEYSLPKLLEKLQLSHKEFVDLCILLGCDYCDKITGFGPKRALKLIQQYRTIENVILHINRKTHPVPDNWKYKEAQKLFLETPHAEVPELMWTEPDKEALVGFLCRCTYVKEERVRHRMERFRQIRESKRKQREKETAAGNCRQTRMDDFFRVLRKRQQPVEAADCGSSERKKPKLK; this comes from the exons Atgag GCAAGGTAATTGCCTTGGATACATCAATTGTGATGAACCAGTTCCGCACAGCCACACCATCACTCAA CCTGCGTTTGTCTTTGATGGAAGACCTCCGGGAGAAAAGATTGTTGCT CTTCAGAAACGAGCCGAGGCAGCAGGTTGGCGCTCCCCCAACCATTTGGGCACAG CATCCCTCCAAACAAAAGACTGTTTCCATCTCCTGAAGCTTCTTGGTGTACCTGTGATCCAA GCTCCGGGAGATGCTGAGGCCTTTTGCGCTTGGCTAGTGAGACGGGGGACTGCAGAAGCTGTCGCATCAGAGGACATGGACACGTTGCCATTCGGAGCAAATGTTCTGATTCGTCAGCTGAACGCCAAGAGAGACAG tgacATTGTGGAATATTCTTTACCAAAATTGTTGGAGAAGCTCCAACTATCTCACAAAGAG TTTGTTGACCTGTGCATCTTGCTGGGATGCGACTACTGTGACAAGATAACAGGTTTTGGTCCAAAGAGAGCTCTGAAACTCATTCAGCAGTACCGCACGAtcgaaaatgtcattttgcacATTAACAGAAAG ACCCATCCGGTACCAGATAACTGGAAATACAAAGAAGCACAGAAGTTATTTTTGGAAACACCACATGCAGAAGTACCTGAGTTGATGTGGACTGAGCCAGACAAAGAAGCTTTGGTTGGGTTTCTCTGCCGATGCACATATGTCAA GGAAGAACGAGTCCGTCATCGCATGGAGAGATTCCGGCAGATTCGGGAGAGTAAGCGGAAGCAAAGAGAAAAGGAGACGGCAGCAGGAAATTGCAGGCAAACTCGGATGGATGACTTCTTCAGAGTTCTTAGAAAAAGACAGCAG
- the LOC144044987 gene encoding putative flap endonuclease 1 homolog isoform X2, which yields MNQFRTATPSLNPLTGLFFRTLTFLEHDIKPAFVFDGRPPGEKIVALQKRAEAAGWRSPNHLGTASLQTKDCFHLLKLLGVPVIQAPGDAEAFCAWLVRRGTAEAVASEDMDTLPFGANVLIRQLNAKRDSDIVEYSLPKLLEKLQLSHKEFVDLCILLGCDYCDKITGFGPKRALKLIQQYRTIENVILHINRKTHPVPDNWKYKEAQKLFLETPHAEVPELMWTEPDKEALVGFLCRCTYVKEERVRHRMERFRQIRESKRKQREKETAAGNCRQTRMDDFFRVLRKRQQPVEAADCGSSERKKPKLK from the exons ATGAACCAGTTCCGCACAGCCACACCATCACTCAA CCCGCTGACCGGTCTCTTCTTTCGCACGCTTACCTTCTTGGAACATGACATAAAGCCTGCGTTTGTCTTTGATGGAAGACCTCCGGGAGAAAAGATTGTTGCT CTTCAGAAACGAGCCGAGGCAGCAGGTTGGCGCTCCCCCAACCATTTGGGCACAG CATCCCTCCAAACAAAAGACTGTTTCCATCTCCTGAAGCTTCTTGGTGTACCTGTGATCCAA GCTCCGGGAGATGCTGAGGCCTTTTGCGCTTGGCTAGTGAGACGGGGGACTGCAGAAGCTGTCGCATCAGAGGACATGGACACGTTGCCATTCGGAGCAAATGTTCTGATTCGTCAGCTGAACGCCAAGAGAGACAG tgacATTGTGGAATATTCTTTACCAAAATTGTTGGAGAAGCTCCAACTATCTCACAAAGAG TTTGTTGACCTGTGCATCTTGCTGGGATGCGACTACTGTGACAAGATAACAGGTTTTGGTCCAAAGAGAGCTCTGAAACTCATTCAGCAGTACCGCACGAtcgaaaatgtcattttgcacATTAACAGAAAG ACCCATCCGGTACCAGATAACTGGAAATACAAAGAAGCACAGAAGTTATTTTTGGAAACACCACATGCAGAAGTACCTGAGTTGATGTGGACTGAGCCAGACAAAGAAGCTTTGGTTGGGTTTCTCTGCCGATGCACATATGTCAA GGAAGAACGAGTCCGTCATCGCATGGAGAGATTCCGGCAGATTCGGGAGAGTAAGCGGAAGCAAAGAGAAAAGGAGACGGCAGCAGGAAATTGCAGGCAAACTCGGATGGATGACTTCTTCAGAGTTCTTAGAAAAAGACAGCAG